A segment of the Arachis hypogaea cultivar Tifrunner chromosome 5, arahy.Tifrunner.gnm2.J5K5, whole genome shotgun sequence genome:
AGTGTATTGAATGGCATGCTACCGACAGGTTTAGACGTCAGTTCGGTTTCGTTCAGGGAGTTCCTCATCAGAAACGGAATCTAGATCGCGCACACGGAGAAGTGTTAACAGGTCCTAAGAATCTGAACTGGGCCACATCCACGACTCATTCATTTTGGGTGATGCAGTGGACAAACAGGTATAATCACGTTCTTACTGAGGACCCCATGACTCCGCAGCAGCCATTAGATACTTATATGTACTGGTACCATTCAAAGTATGGCGATCACTTGAACTTGTCGGATCTTGCGGTCCAAGAGGATGTTGAGGGTGACCAGGTTAtggatgatgataatgaagagaAGGAGCCACAGTCACCACCGCCTCCAACTCCACTTTCACCTCCACCTCCAGCGGCAGAAGAACAACCTCATTCCACAAGCCAGTATGTACCTCATACACAATTTCCTACGTCGTTCCCGATACATCAGCCTTATTTTGACTCAGGAGAGGGAGGTTCTTTTAGCCAATTGCTTGGGTTCATGGCCTCAGATGCCGGCCAAGCACAATATAGCCACCAGGCCGACTTCATGGCAGGTAGGTATTCGTTTGAACCGAGGTATCCATTTTATACCTACTCGGGTGCTTCTGGAGGGTTTGTATCTGGTGATTCTAGTAGGAGTGACGGTGGTCGAGGAGTGCTTAATAGTCAAAACCCGAACCGTGTTTCAATGACTATGATTGAAGAAAATGCTAAGACTTTTGAGCATGAGACTGCTGAGTACTTAGTGGATGAGCTAGATGACGAGGAAGAcgaagaggatgaggatgaggacaTGGAGGAGGAAGATGATGAGGACATGGACCAGGATGAAGAATCCTGTAATGATGTAGGTACAATTATCATATAAGCTTTTCCCGTTAGTTGATGTTATCATAGTATTGTATGGGGTGTTGTGTAGGGTTCATTAAACTATATAATTGATGATATTATGCTTATTTATGGTACATTGGTTAAGGTTGATGTTACTATATAACTGGTTGGTCAATAGATGATAGTATGTTTATGTATGGTATGTTTTTGTAAGGTTGATTATACTATATACCTGCTGTCTCAATTGATGATATTATGTTTATGTATGGTATGTTGGTTTCGGTTGATTATACTATATACTTGCTTGGTTTGATGGTTGTATATACAGGTGACACATGTACTCCAGCTGAGACAGGCAAAGGCTACAATCTCAGGATTGATCCACCGTGTCATAGCGCGAGTCAATACACTCCGTCTGTGTTCAAAAAGGCCGCGAAGAAATGCAAGAACATCGTGAACTTTGGAAAGTGGACAGTGAGAAAGTAGTTGTTGTGTAGTTAGTTTTATCTATGTATCAGTAATCTTTCTTAATGTATACTTTAACTATTTACTTATGAGTAAAGTCTCATAAGTACCAACTAAGTATTGTATTGTATGTTTCTGTTGATGTTCCTTATGTTCATTAAAGTACAATGAAGCAGGTTATGATGGCATTGTTATGAAAACCGGACGGACCGACTGGTTCGACCGGAAAACCGATGAACCAGATCCTATATCGATCCGATCTGGCATTTGGACCATAAAGTACTCTGACCAGTTcaatcaccggttcggttctgtcAACTATGTACGACGGTTCAAATATAATAAAGTACATTGACACAGGTTACAATGATTTGATCACCATAAAGTACATTCACAAATGTTACACCGGTTCAATTATCATAAAGTACAATAACACAGGTTACGATGGAAAAATTACCATAAAGTTCAATGACACAGGTAGCAATGATTCATTTATCATACAAGGCATTCACATAGGTTACAATGATTCAAATATCATATACATCTACTGGGCATTATTGTCGGTACCTGGACGACCTCCCTGACGACATCTACAACGACTGTGTCCCTCAGCTCCACATTGCCTACATCGCCTCGGACAGCGTAACATACgtgtgtccatctcattcaaaaAGTGCGTCATCATGGGCCGACCTTTGGAAACGCGTCTCAGGTACGGGTTCGGTACGAATTGAGGACCATTGTAAGAAGGCCAAGTAGTAGGATTCCCTAATGGCCTAAACCTAGCCCGATAAACGCGTCTGACCTAGTCCATCTTATAAACGTCATGCACATACACCTGCCAATCTAGTCGTTGATTTGCACAACGTGCAAAGACATGCCGGCAAGGAATCCGGTCCACCTAGAACTCACCACAGTCACATTTTTGACGACGGAGGTCAACCACATACTCTACTCCACTTGGCATCTCACGCACTTCAAATACCTCATTCTGCCTGTCAAAGCAATCAACCTGAATGTTTCCTGATGCAAGTTGACTTCCATGAATTTTGGAGGTCACATGCTCAGTAAAAACATGGCCTGCATTAATCCTCGCCTCCGCCTATGCTCTTTTCTGTGTGAACAACTCATTAAGTCTGTAGAACGTTGCTTTCACAAGTGCAGTGATAGTgagattgcgtgcacccttcaaGACTGAGTTGATGCATTCTACTAGATTAGTCGTCATATGACCCCATCGGTAGCCATCGTCGAAGGCCAACGCATACTGTTCACGGGGAATACGGTTTAACCAGTTAGTGTATGCCTCGTCCCGCTCTCGTAAACGTTGGTAACGCACTTCAAACTCGCAAATCGTCCGCGAATATCCTAAACAATATCCTATACTAAACACCAAATAAGTTTCAGGATGTATAGATGGTTCGCATTTTCATTAATAACAAACTTTGAAGGAATCAATGTTACCTATATTGACGACAAGCTTTTGTAGGTAGAGTGCATTGACCTCAAAAAGTTCGATtctatatgcctgatgcaaaacatGTGGAAAGTTCTAGGAGGTGACCAAGCTTTGTGACTACGTTCCACAGCAGCATTTATGGATTCATGTCGGTCTGATATAAGCCTCACACCATCCCGAGTCACAACATGTTGACGCAGGTTACTAAGGAAAAAGTGCCAAGCATCAGAGGTCTCTCCCTCGACAATAGCAAATGCAATCGGGATGATATTGTTGTTATCATCATGCGAAACGGCCACTAACAAGCAACCCTTGTACTTTCCGTACAAGTGAGTCCCGTCCACCAAGACAACTGGCTTACAATGTTTGAACGCTTTAATGCACGGGTAATAGCTCCAAAAGACTCGATGCAATACCCGGATATCAGTTATCAAGTCATCCCCTTGATATGCAGGCATTGTCTCAAAATGTACGACAGTTGatggctccttatgacacatggcctTGAACCATATGGGCAACGCTTCGTAGGATGCTTCCCAACCTCCGAATATCTTCTCAACggacttctgctttgccaaccatgCTTTCCGATAGCTGACGGTGTATTGAACTTCGACTGCACTTCTGCAATAATTAATTTTACCTTTAAAGATGGGTCAGCCTCAACCAACGGCTTTATGGCTTCGGCAATCGTATTTGAATCTAGCTTCGAATGATCCTGAGAAATGGTTGCTCTGGTACAAGTGTGACTGCCGTTGTACCTCCTAATAACCCAACAATACTTTCTGCTGATCATGCTAActctgataagccaatcacaccctgacCCGTACTGTGTACACTTCGCATAAAATGTCAACGGTTCCGACTCATACACACGGTAGTCTACAGATCTTTAGAGGGTATACTCCTTCATCGCCTTAATAACAGCTTCCCTGGAACTGAATTCCATCCCCACGACGATCTCACCATCTGCAACAAAAGGAACTTCTGCCGTGAAGGTAGCCATACCATAAGTATTTACTACATGATTGTTTAATaaccaaaattaaatattaaatcatCACTCACATCATCAATAATAATATAGCTAAGGTTTACATTACGTTATTATCTAAATctcaattacaaaaaaatacaaacacaTTAATACAAATTATGctcaataactaaaaataaatactaatctTCCAGATAACTTCATAAATACTGTAATAAACAATCAGTTATAAACCCTAATTAACTAAATAgctaaataaatacaaattaactaaataaccaaaaataattattaatcacctaaacaactaaaaataaatactataacAAATGTTCATTAATAAATCCTAATTAGCTAAATAAATACAAagtaactaaataactaaaaataaatactaaacgCCTACATAACTTCATCAAGACTATAATAAATACTCATtaataaataaactaataaataaaccctaattaactaagtaactaaataaatataaattaactaaataactCAAAATATGTAACAAATGCCTAAATAATTTGTAAATACTCTAACAAGGATTTAGCTCCTCTGAAGTTGTTTATTTACTTTAGAGAAAAAAGTAACGCAATCTAAGCCATTGATAACATAAACGGTTTTGatcatcttaaataaataaataataaataaatacattaaaagaaCCTTAAAAATCGTGCAACCAAATCGTGCAAGTAGCAGTTTTTAAAACTGCGTGATTTTAATCTTTCATCTTTTTTGAATCctgaataattttttgaaaaatttaataaaaaataaaattaattaatttaaattggatcaaaaatatttttttattttttattttaatataaaaaaatactcatgtaaatgtactaaattttttttagataaatgtactcaattttttttgtaatccattgttttgtttatattttttattattggtctATTCtgatgataatatattttttttaaccagtcatacatttaaatttaaactaCAACATTAGATATGAAACAAGCATCATAAACAtataaaaacacataaaaatataaataaattaatttaatatatatcaatataaatttaGTAGAGATCTATTAAACCAACATCACATCATTAGTTATTCTAAACACTCTTTAGTTTGTTCTCAATTAGATTCTTATTTTaagtataaacaaaaaaattgagtacatttatctaaaaaaaattagtacatttacatgagtatttttttatattaaaataaaaaataaaaaaatatttttgacccaatttaaattaattaattttattttttttattaaatttttcaaaaaattattcaggattaaaaaaaatgaaagattaaaatcATGCAGTTTTGGAAACTGCTGCATGCACGATTTGGTTGCACGATTTTCAAGGttcttttaatgtatttatttattatttatttatttaagatgatCAAAACCGTTTATGTTACCAATGGTTTAGATTGCGTTACTTTTCTCTCTAAAGTAAATAAACAACTTCAGAGGAGCCAAATCCCTCTAACAAATACTTATTAATAAAGTCTAATTAACACATTAACTAAATGAATACTGGACCCTAAATACTCATTAACCCaaagtatttctattttaaatttgtcTAAATAACCTCTTTTACAAATGTTAAACGAGTACCTGCATTCATATAGTCCGGAAACTCCGGAGCATGCATGACTTCCAAATTCAAAACTCGTATGAAAGATGGCTCCTCAAATGGCTCTTCGTTCACCAGTGCATTTGTAACGTCTGTCACATTCGGAGCCACACTGCTGTCGGCTGGATCTACATCTCCGTCTTCACCAACAATTTCGTAATTGCTTTCGAACTCTTTCTCACTGTCACTATTGTAGTCTTCTCGTAAAATATTTCGGTCGACCTCAGATTGTTCGAATTCAATGTACAACTCGATGAACGAAATTTGAGCACgactttcaatatacattgaaaacatctcttgcatgctTGCTTCGTCCGTTACATATTTGGTCTGAAATTGGACGAATCCATCAAATACTGGTACATGatatctgtataaaatacatgatatttttcttgacatctccgaatctatcttctcacaaatcacgcCTTTAAGCTCTTCAAATGAAATGGTGAagggaataacaacatctaatgGATCTTCACAAACAAATTTTACTCCTTCAAGTGTCTGcaacaaaatctgaccaaaataatacactttCAAAAGAACTCTATCATCCATTCTTCCCACTCACTTAAACAAAAATAGCAATTTCACTATCAACTTTTTTTCCCCAACCTAAGTAACCCCACACCAgacccagaaaaagaagaagagaactcgaacaagaagaagaaagttGGATCTGGTCGGCGGTCTTTGGTTCGCACACCTTAGcaactatatatatacacatacaatTCGGATCAACCGAGTTGTGTATAACCTAAttcgaaaaaattataaaataataaaaattcactATCCGATTTCTATtactgtaaattaaaaaaaattggcaaaCAAAAATCGGACCCAACGACTAGTATaacgaaataaaaaaatcaacaaaaaaaatggaCCATTCATTTTGATTAGGTCATATCGCGCGgtccgattttttttatttgctgcGAGCAAAATAAACCCTCCGATTTgcttacaaaatttttaaaatagagaatTCGAAAGGTCCGATTTCTTCCTACCAAATCTGAGCCAAAACCTCTACCGGAACGGTCGGTGGCTGCTTAGTCTCAAATTAGTAGCTTCTTGAGAAGCAAGTCATAGTTCAGTCAGTCAGTTACAAGTGAGAAGAAGGATATCAGGTTCCAAAGACTCATCACAAATATCGAGTTGTCTTCCGTTATGTATGAGCTATCAGAAGTTGAGAGTGCTCTTGAGAATAGGCTTACTTCGAAATAGGAGCTTGAATGAACGCCAGGCTCTCCAACTGCCTTAAGACAAGACCGGTGATAGGATTCATTTAAAGAAGACCGAATCAGGGAAAAGTGTGGCCCATTCATCGCTCTTGCTAGAGAAAATGCTATTGGCCTTTTCGGCTTAGTCACTCTCTCGTCGTTCCGATTCAAGGATTGTCTAGCTTGGAATGAACTTTAGACACAGATTCATTGATTTAAACATTGATCTTACCGCAACGCCCCTCCTTGCTTGCCTAAGAGTTCTTGCTTCAAGTTCACTTGAGAATTCCAACAAGAGATGTGAAAAAGTATTCCATATCCCGACACAACACCTGCCCCTcctccataacaaaaaaaatgaccCGTTATAGAGATTTCATCACAACAAGCTCACTATAACAAATATAAAAGAACTAATTATTAGCCACAtaactttgttagtttttgtatCTAGTTCTTGTGTCTACTTTTTATAGAATACAAGATTTATTCTCATAAATGATTAAGTATTTTATTACAAGAATATTATCAATTTACAactctcttatttttatataaaaatttctacctttgtttatttatttttatcatattttcacAACACCCACAATTGTTTTAAAAGAGTCTTATtaacaagtatttttaaaatatttgttaggagtattaaattattttatagataaaagaattatttaaaaatttaaaactcctATTTTTTTCTAACATTTTCTGTACTACTCtatattaatcttttaaaaaattttagttgtagtttaatctttaataaattttaattattattttaattttaactatttattttagcAGACAAATCAATTTCTAAGTTAAATTCTTTTGTTAGAGGTTAGCAAAACTTGCTTACATAGAGGGACTAATCTAAAAGGTTTAAATgtcttttggaattttatatATTCAAAAATAGTAATgagaattaatttagttaaatttattagtCTTTAACAAGAAAAGATGAGATTTATTGATTAACTTgtttaataaaatgaaaatttgattttttttataattaaaaaatttgctaaagaataaaatatttgactaaaaaatttttgaaaattaatttgaagtaTTACttgaagtttttattttttttattcttaataaacCCAAAATTAGCGAAAAAAGAAGGAGAGATGGGATATTATTAGAGGATTAAACTTTTCTAAAATGaagaaattgataaaataaaaaagtaaatatctaattattgttaaattaaaataataaaattcataaataataagcattatTTTTTgtgctaaaataaaaattattaattttattactttactAAGATAGTGAGGATTTTTTTTCCCCATTATTATAGGGGTTGCAAATACTTGGAAGTTGGAATGGGTTGATTGATAGTAAATGAGGCTATCCCCAAACTAAAAAGGAAGCAACTTTTTGATCATTTGATGTGCCCATGAAATCTCTTTCACTTCCTTCCCTTCCCTTCACAAGGTACTACCTCCATTCTGCCTTTCagtttcttccctttttttttttcttttttgtttttttgttttcctttttctttggacaagaacttttttttattctcttactTTGGTTGGTGTTCTTGTTATTGTTGTTACGGACTTTCTGCAAGTGAAAAGGGAACAAACACGAGATGGGTATCCTTCAAAACCTCAAATTTGTCACCAAAGACTCCAACTTTAAGCAGAGTATTGTGTCTGAGAGCTAAAAGCTATGGTGGGGTTGGTGATGGTGATGCGGTGATAATTGTGGATCATGGGTCGCGTCGCAAAGAGTCCAATCTTTTACTTAGTAAGCTGGGTTCTTTATTTTGATGTTATCACTCCTACTACCACTTTTATTGTACTTTGGGAATACTATAATTTGAGGTATGAAATTAGTTTTGGTTTTTGATGTCAGATGAATTTGTGGAGATGTTTAAACATAAAACTGGGTACGAGATTGTGGAGCCTGCTCATATGGTAATTTACTAATTTTCtgtaatctttttgtttttagttttattcgCAAAAAGTTGTCAAGTAGAGAAAAACATAGAATTAGAGAAATGTTAGCTGATAAACTTTTCCGAATCTTGCAAGCATGATATGTAGTATGCATCATCTTAGGACTGTTAGcattttacttaggttgtttgTTTGTCATGGGCAATGACATTGTCTTTTCTCTTCATGAGGGGTAAAAGAGATTAAGCTTGTTTCATAGTGTGAACAATTTTCTTCATGGTGCATAAATCaacatcttttttcttttccttttcattttatGACAATATTATAATTTGGATTTCTGGGGGCAATTCCTGATGTTTCATAATATATACACATTTTTAGGAATTAGCAGAACCATCAATTAGAGATGCCTTTCAATCCTGTGTCGAACAAGGTGCACAACGTGTCGTTATCAGCCCCTTTTTCCTCTCTCCCGGAAGGCATTGGAATCAGGTAGACCTTTGTGAAACTGTTATCTGTCCTATCTTTTCGTAAACAAAAGTGCTATGCGCACACgaaaaatcagccaccaaatcagtcactatgtatttgtgtataaataaatacatatgttgtttaactcattttcaatatgtcttttatattttaacatgtattttatgcCAATAGCTTATTTTTGGTGTACATGTAGCGTGGTTCTTCTATAAATTTTTGTTGTgattcctcaacttgatgaagaTTGAAGATTTCAGTAAGTGGCAAAATCCTTAAAACTCCTCATTGTATTATGTAGGATATTCCTTCGTTAAGTTCCGAGGCAGCAAAGGAGCACCCTGGCGTATCATACATTGTAACCGCACCCCTTGGACTGCATGAGCTACTGGTGGTATGAACTCTTGTACATTTCACAAATTCACAATGTCATGTTTGCTGTCCCGAGTTGAGTTTTACAAATCACTCAGGAAAATGTTTTGCTTCCTTGGGTTTCAAGCTTAATAGCATCTTTATATCAAGGCGAACAAAACAATTCTGATTTAATTAAAATTCCTAAAACTATCATGTGTCAAGATGATTAAAAAGGTTTTATTTCAAATCGCCTTTTTATGAATCAATTATAGTTGTTTAATGGATGAAATTTCTCTCATGCTTGGTTAGTTAGGGAATATCATGCTTGGTTGGACTTTCTTAATGGATAAACCATGATCATAGACATTGTATCagattcaaaattaaataattatatatcaattATCCTGCTTTTACCATGAATCAATGGGTTGTTGCATGCACAAGGTGGGATTCAAACCCCCAACTTTTACTTatgcggactagtgagctaactacTAGACTAACCCAACTTGGTTTTCTACTATATCTATTTATAGTAAATCAATTACTAATAAAACTATCTTAATTGGCCTTGGGCCTATTTCTTACTCCTTACACCAGTCTGAATCAGGCAATTATTACTTTGATGTGAAAGTGGAAGGAGTACTATGAAAAATAAATACCAAGCAATG
Coding sequences within it:
- the LOC112801949 gene encoding sirohydrochlorin ferrochelatase, chloroplastic isoform X1 encodes the protein MKSLSLPSLPFTRLSASEKGTNTRWVSFKTSNLSPKTPTLSRVLCLRAKSYGGVGDGDAVIIVDHGSRRKESNLLLNEFVEMFKHKTGYEIVEPAHMELAEPSIRDAFQSCVEQGAQRVVISPFFLSPGRHWNQDIPSLSSEAAKEHPGVSYIVTAPLGLHELLVDVMNDRIKHCLKHISGDADECSVCAGTGKCRLYNS
- the LOC112801949 gene encoding sirohydrochlorin ferrochelatase, chloroplastic isoform X2, which gives rise to MKSLSLPSLPFTSEKGTNTRWVSFKTSNLSPKTPTLSRVLCLRAKSYGGVGDGDAVIIVDHGSRRKESNLLLNEFVEMFKHKTGYEIVEPAHMELAEPSIRDAFQSCVEQGAQRVVISPFFLSPGRHWNQDIPSLSSEAAKEHPGVSYIVTAPLGLHELLVDVMNDRIKHCLKHISGDADECSVCAGTGKCRLYNS